CGTCCAGCTGCAGCGGCGGGAACATGCCCTCCTTGTAGAAGCCGAGGTGGCCCGACTTCTCGAAGAGATCTCCCTTGGTGATGTGCGGGGTGTTGACGAAGGAGTACCCGGCCTCGATGTGCCGTCGACGGGAGTGCTCCTCCATCTCCAGGCGGACGATGCCGCCGTCGGGGTGGAACACCGGGAAACCCGAGCCGATCTCATCCGGGAAGGAGAACAGGTCGAGTTCTGCGCCGAGGCGACGGTGGTCGCGCTTTTCGGCCTCGGCCAGCATGTGCTGGTACTCCTCGAGCGCCTCCTTCGACTCCCAGGCGGTGCCGTAGATGCGCTGCAGGTCGGCGTTGGCCTGGTCGCCGCGCCAGTAGGCGGCCGAGGACCGGGTGAGGGCGAAGGCCGGGATGTAGCGGGTGGTGGGGATGTGCGGGCCGCGGCACAGATCCGACCACTCCACCTCGTTGGTGCGCGGGTTGACGTTGTCGTAGGCGGTGAGATCACCGGCACCGACCTCGGTGGCCTCGTCCGAGTTCGGGTCGACGTTGCCCTTGTCCTGCACGAGCTCGAGCTTGAACGGCTCATCCTTGAGCTCCGCGGCGGCGGCCTCGGCGGACTCGTACACCCGGCGTTCGAAGCGCTGCCCGGACTTGATGATCTTCTTCATCCGCTTCTCCAGCGTCTTCAGATCCTCCGGGGTGAAGGGCTCGGCCACCTGGAAGTCGTAGTAGAAGCCGTTCTCGATGGCCGGGCCGATTCCCAGCTTCGTGCCGGGGAACTCGGCCTGCACGGCCTGCGCGAGGACGTGGGCGCAGGAATGGCGGATCACGGAGCGACCGGCCTCGGAGTTGGCGGGCACCGGGGTGAACTCACCGTCCGTGTCGGGCACGTGGGCCAGATCCTTGAGCTGCCCCTCGGTGTCCCGGACGCAGACGATGGCGTCCGGGCCCTTGTTGGGCAGGTCAAGCTCCCGCATGGCGGTTCCGACGGCGGTGCCGGCGGGTACCTGGAACGGGGAAACGGTGGTGTTCACCATGAGTGTGCTGCGCTCCTTACTGCGCTCGCGCAGGCGGCGGCATACCTGGCCGCCGCCTGCTCAACGTCTGACGTTCGCGGATCATCCTACCCCGCGGGGTAGGCCTCACTCGTCCTCGAGGAGGCGTTGCGCCCAGAACCTGTCCCGCTCGCGCCCGTCGGGGCTCGTGCCCGGCGGGATCCAGTACACCGCGGAGCCGATGTGGGAGATCCACTCGTTGAGCCGGTCGGCGTCGTCAAGCCGTTGCTGGATGGGGACGTACTGGCGCAC
Above is a window of Corynebacterium suedekumii DNA encoding:
- the thrS gene encoding threonine--tRNA ligase, whose amino-acid sequence is MVNTTVSPFQVPAGTAVGTAMRELDLPNKGPDAIVCVRDTEGQLKDLAHVPDTDGEFTPVPANSEAGRSVIRHSCAHVLAQAVQAEFPGTKLGIGPAIENGFYYDFQVAEPFTPEDLKTLEKRMKKIIKSGQRFERRVYESAEAAAAELKDEPFKLELVQDKGNVDPNSDEATEVGAGDLTAYDNVNPRTNEVEWSDLCRGPHIPTTRYIPAFALTRSSAAYWRGDQANADLQRIYGTAWESKEALEEYQHMLAEAEKRDHRRLGAELDLFSFPDEIGSGFPVFHPDGGIVRLEMEEHSRRRHIEAGYSFVNTPHITKGDLFEKSGHLGFYKEGMFPPLQLDAEYDEDGNETKPGQDYYAKPMNCPMHNLIFDSRGRSYRELPLRLFEFGTVYRYEKSGVIHGLTRARGFTQDDAHIYCTDDQLEDELTTVLDFIISLLKDYGLDDFYLELSTRDPKKSVGSDEIWERSTEILQRVADASGLTLVPDPEGAAFYGPKISVQARDAIGRTWQMSTVQLDFNLPERFNLEYTASDGTKKRPIMIHRALFGSIERFFGVLLEHYAGAFPVWLAPHQVIGIPVADDFAPHLEKITDQLRQRGIRAEVDTSDDRMQKKIRTHTTGKVPFMLLAGARDVEADAVSFRFLDGTQVNGVPVDEAVNLIDAWVKERINEQPSEEALAARR